DNA from Tripterygium wilfordii isolate XIE 37 chromosome 4, ASM1340144v1, whole genome shotgun sequence:
AGATACGCTGTTTGATCTTAATTTATGGTGTTGAAGTTaaatgtttattttgttgttttttgtattttgttttatgtcaatttttccatttccattgcagttctatttgtttgtttttttttccctttctatttgtatttatttgatgtaggtttttccttctctttttcaatttttctgatttttttttcctcagatCTGGGTGTTTCTGTGCTATTTttgtatataatatttattaccTTTGAATTTAATAACAGATTCTTCTACCATGCTGGTTTGTCAAATGGATGGACAGTTTAATAAGACCATGGATCTTCCTTGGGGATTCATAGAGAATTAAATACGATTGGTTCCATGGGCATGTAGATCTGGGAGTTGTCCCAATAAATTATTGTCTCCTTCGCTTGAAACAGAAGAACAATACTTTGTGGACAATGAAGATGATTAAGGTTGCCTTGAAAATTTAATATGCCAAACCATGTCCATGGATGATGTATATGAAGCAGCTGTTATTACTTTACTTCGTGTATACTGGGTATTCATCTCCGAGGACATTTGCTCTTTATTATCTAAAGTTAAAAACTAAAAGTTTCAGATTCCTGACCTGGCTTTATGGTATTTTCATTCAAGCTTGGTTGGAAGCTAGAATACCTTCAAAAGTTTAGTTCTCTGCTAAAAATggcatatgtatttttttttgaggtcTTAAATGATGCAGAATTTTATACTTTGGTTTGCTAGTCAGCTAATATATCTATTTGTGCTACAGTGGATATACATTGCTGCGAGACCCACACCATAACAAAGGTCTTGCTTTCAATGAAAAAGAGAGGGATGCTCATTACTTGCGTGGGCTTCTGCCTCCCGCAATTGCGACTCAGGAGCTGCAGGTTAACTTTTGACATTGCTGACATTTCTCCCCATTTGATATTCATGCGCTTTTTTTGTTACCAATTCTAAAATCTCTTTGGTGATCAGGagaagaaattgatgcataatcTTCGCCAGTACCAAGTTCCTTTGCAACGATACATGGCAATGATGGATTTGCAGGTACATTCATGTCTACTgcaattatttttctcttttgctGTGAATATGCTGATCAAAGTGACATCACAGTTGCATCTCTCTAGTTTTATCTGCTATCTGTTTTACTGTATCGAAATCCGAAGGTGTCATCAGGTTTCACTAATTTCACAGCTAGTGGATACTTTAACCATTTACTACCAACCACTGAGGAACCCATCTCCATTCATTAGGCTGAGATTATTATATTGAacatacaataaaaaaaattcagtacTGCTAAACCGCTAAGCAGCAGCATGCTAATTAGGTGACAAAGATTCTGTTACGTTTTACAGGAGAGGAATGAAAGGCTGTTTTACAAGCTTCTGATTGATAATGTCGAGGAACTGCTCCCGGTTGTGTATACTCCAACAGTTGGTGAAGCTTGCCAGAAGTATGGGAGCATTTTCAGGCGCCCTCAGGGTCTCTACATCAGTCTTAAAGAGAAGTATGATCACTTACTGGCATTTTGTTTGTGTTTACTATGTTTAAGTTGCATAGCAGTGTGGTGGAAACTGAAGGGCGACCTTTCTTTTAGGGGCAAGGTTCTTGAAGTATTGAAGAACTGGCCAGAGAAAAGCATTCAAGTTATAGTTGTTACCGACGGTGAGCGTATTTTGGGGTTAGGGGATCTTGGCTGCCAGGTATTGATACCATCCACTACTCCTTTAAAGTAGAATATTCCActtatataaaaataacaagCTGCATACATGCTTCTGTGCTGTCAGGGAATGGGGATTCCTGTAGGGAAACTTTCTTTGTACACAGCACTAGGAGGAGTACGCCCCTCAGCAGTAAGATTCACTAGAACTTCTACAGCTGATTGACTGATTTCTTCATCTTTCtagctttgttttttcttttgttgaattataaattgttttaataaaaattataaacagtactgaaaaaaaaattgagggtatTCATACATAGAAGTCATTGAATTTCTCAACCAGTAATCAAAATTTGCAGTGCTTGCCTGTAACCATTGATGTTGGAACAAACAACGAGAGATTACTGAATGACGAGTTCTATATCGGACTTAAGCAAAAGAGAGCAACTGGACAGGTCTGTgatttctcatttatttttgtttgtcttgaaaattttctcaatttAATGTAGGCAACTGCAAATGCGTTTCAATTCTATAAATGTAACGAGACTTTTACTGCATTTTAGGAATACAATGAACTTCTGGAAGAGTTCATGAGTGCAGTTAAGCAAAATTATGGGGAGAAAGTCCTTGTACAGGTCAGTCATTTTTTCCGATGCAGAAATCATATATATTCTTTTCCCCCCCAATTCCGGACATGATTCTATTGTCTGAATATGTTTTTCAGTTTGAAGATTTTGCGAACCACAATGCATTTGAGCTGCTGGCCAAATACAGCCAAAGTCACCTTGTCTTCAATGATGACATACAGGTGCAATGTCACAAAAGATTAACTCctcttgaaaaagaaaatttatttatttttcttattgtaGTCCTTTACTGATTGCAGGGTACAGCATCTGTGGTCCTAGCAGGGCTTCTTGCAGCTCTGAAACTAGTTGGCAGAACCTTAGGTGACCATAAATTCTTGTTCCTAGGTGCCGGAGAGGTAAGGCTTCATGACTATTATTTGTACGCGTGTGGTTTAGAGTGTTTGTCCCACTTGCATTCATTAATTTTATAGGCTGGAACGGGCATAGCTGAGCTTATAGCTCTTGAGATTTCAAGACAGGTATACACTTACTGTTTGAACATGTCCTCTAATTTCTTTCTCGTGAGCTTGGTGAATGACCAATGCACTACTTCTATCAGACCAAAGCTCCGGTTGAAGAGACGCGCAAGCAAATTTGGCTCGTGGATTCAAAGGTCGTATGAAAGCTTATAAAAGTTTCATGCTTGTTTGAAGAACATCTGAATTTACTTTAGTTATATTTTCCATCTgtgacaatatttttttaaacaggGATTGATTGTTAGCTCCCGTAAAGAGTCACTTCAGCACTTCAAGAAACCTTGGGCTCATGAGCATGAACCTGTCAAGGAACTCGTGGATGCTGTTAAGGTGCAAAAATTGTTGAATCTGAGAAAAGAAGttaaacttaaaatatgcaCAAGTTCAAagcagttaaaaaaaaatacaaaaaataaaacttgcCGCTCATCGTATAAGTCTGATTTTTCAGGAAATTAAACCAACAGTGCTGATAGGGACATCTGGAGTAGGAAAAACATTCACAAAGGAGGTGGTTGAGGCCATGTCATCATTCAATgaggttctctctctctctctctctctctctctcccctctctgGCACCCACAAATGCATATATCCATGAAGCCATTCTGTTCAGAATAATCAAACATCAGTTACCAGGAAATATTTATACTGATCTCAACAATTGGCATGCAGAAACCTTTTATTCTTGCTCTGTCCAATCCCACCTCACACTCTGAGTGTACAGCAGAAGAAGCTTATACATGGAGTgaggtaaatatatatatatttttttctttatgatcAGATATTGTGATTGCACAATTTGAAAACAGGGTTTGCTAACTATTCTTTTCACATCATCTTCATAATTACCCTTCTTCTATCTGCAGGGTAGGGCAATCTTTGCTAGTGGAAGTCCATTTGACCCTGTTACGTATAATGGGAAAGTTTTTGTCCCCGGACAGGTCTGAACTATCCgtatttttatttcttgaaaCAATACTCTCTACCCCATTTTGATTGTAACTGATggcttttctcttcttttttttctcgcTGTTCAGGCAAACAATGCTTACATATTCCCCGGGTTTGGTTTGGGGTTGATCATATCTGGTGCCATTCGTGTGAGAGATGACATGCTTTTGGCAGCCTGTAAGTAAATGAAGTTTGTTTTAACACATTTATATTCAAGTTCTAATGAACCAGCTACCGCCTATAGAGACCCTTGACAACGTGGGATTAAAGGCatcctttgttttttcttttgcaacAGCTGAAGCTTTGGCTGCTCAAGTGACCCAAGAAAACTACGACAAGGGACTGATTTACCCACCATTCACTAATATCCGCAAAATATCAGCTCACATTGCCGCCAAGGTTGCTGCTAAGGTTTATGAACTTGGTGAGTAACTTTCTGATGTGTTTGGCGAATATGTACAATAAAACGTCCATTAACCGTTAATATATGCTTTCCCAGGGCTGGCATCTCGTCTCCCTCGTCCAAAAGATCTTGTCAAGCATGCAGAGAGCTGTATGTACAGCCCAGTCTACAGAAACTACCGCTGAACATGGTGGCGAAAAGACGCGTTTAGCAATCAGCTCTAGTCCTAAGGATGTTTTTCCAGAttccagattttttttaatgtctttTTGTACCTGTGATTTCCTCAATCCCGGCCCAAGTAATccaattttttgataaataaaacaTTGTTATCAACATATATGTCATGTCAGCTTATCTGCATACCTTTTACTCGACAAATTACTACTTCTCAAACGAAAATAGAGGGAAAATGGAAATATGGAATCCTTTCCGAAAACAATTAATGCTGAAAATAAACCAATAAGTATGTAAATAATTCTTTCAACCTGTTGCAACACTGACATATGACCTATTAAGATGATATAAGGTTATAGGACCTGTATGATGCAAGTGATATACGTGCCATACATACAAAATAAGCTCATCACAAGGAGAATGACAGAGATCTAAAAGACAGTTGAAACATACTTTTTTTAATGCACACCATCTGCAACCTGGGCACTCTGTATGCCCCAAAACGATTTCGGCTTCAAATTCTTCTTTGTGGCTGTAAATAGCCATCCCATTTGGGTTTCGCAAGTGGCACAGTTTGTGATTGTCCAAGCATAACTGCAATGATGGAAAATAAGTTGCATAGTAATGTCATAATCATTTCCCACATTACTACTAACAACATAAAACAGTATGAAATTCTGCAATATTTGGCAGTTAATCACCAGAAAATTTGATATACACGGTTAACAGATTTCCCATGTTTGAAGGGTAATAAGTTAATATCAAACACAACAATCACTTGCAGATTACTAATAGATACCACATGCCAACAAATAATGTGCTGCATTTTGCCCCACGCATAATCCTATATTTTATCATCTACAATGTTTAGTTCCTTACCATGCAAGTTCCCTGAATGCAAATATAAATACGGTCAGCTTTGAATAAACTAAAATTCCTATGTAGTAGTTTAGCTTCCAAAAGAGTATTCTTAGATGGTAAAACTTTTATCAAGGAAAAACACTGGGTGCCCTTCACAACTAACTAAAAATTGATTCTAGCATATTAAAAACACTTTCATTGGTAATGTTCCCACTAATCAAAGGTATGCCTTCATAAAGAAAATTGACAGGTGTGTGTGGCATGATGCCCATACCCAGGAAACCAGCTGTACTCAGTTTGCGGATGGCCCCAGAGTGCTAAGCCATTTGCTCTGTAAAGAGTCATTATCTCATGCACATAACCATTTGGGTTCACGTAGGCACCAAGAGGACCATCGGTAGACATCACCAACATATCACTTCGCTTTGCAATCACAGTCTGCATGAAGAAATGGGGAACAAAACAATTCGATAACCTAGGGACATATGTATTGTTGCATCCAATCAGCAGGTGACATAAACAGATTTGCACACATGCACATGCAAGTGTATGTTTGCAAGGTAGGGTCTGAAAAAGAGTAGACAATGTATTACCTGACAAGTTCTACATCGAATAAGATCAAAATTCTTGAGTAACTCGATTTCTCTCTGCAACCTATATGAAATGCCGTCAATCTCCAGAAGCTCCTGTCTTGTAGATTCAGATACAGGGATTTTGCTGGCAatataaaatgataaaagatcagGCTTCTTCACAAGGGCATCCATGCTAGGCGTTCCAACTATCTGTTTCCACATATCTACGAAGAAGATAAACAGAAAACCATAAACATTAAAAGAGGGCATAAGTTTTCTATCTCTTTAAATTCTAATGTTTGTCAAAATCAGATTGttactaaaaatttaaaacataccTAGAAGCCAGACAGATGTTGAAGACTACAATTTAAGGCATAGTATTTTGCATAATACAATATTATAAGTAAACGTCTGGGATgaacaacaaaagaagaaaaaaaatttcaaactaCCTGCAGTTTTCTGAGCAAGACAATAGGAGTCATACATACGATACACCCAATATGGCCAAAAGGCTCTTGTAACTGAATGGAACTGGGTGAGATCAGTTTTTCTCCAAGACCTTCTTAACCCATCCCCTCTCCAAGAGGGCCTTGCTGATCCGGAACTATTCCCAATCTCTACAGCAGcatgttttatttctttattgtcATATAAATGCAAAGATTCTACGGAGTTTGAGTCACTTTGGGGGGAACATCTAGACCGGATCTCGGATTGACATGCAGACTTGTCATCATCGCTACTTGTGGATTCATCCATTGGGTCATACCCATAACAGGGATCAAATGCAGATTTGTGAATTCTCCTCTCTGCTAGTGAAAGCTCATTCTCAAAGCTTTCCTCTGAGTTTGCCTCTGAATCATTGTCCCCATCTCCATGGCTGTGTGATGTGGCATTTAAAGGCAGCCGGCATAAGGGTCCACGACCATGCAGTTTAGATGATGGTGGCACTTTTCCGCATGCATCCCGAGGAATTCTTAATGGTAGATCTTCTTGGATAATTTGAACCTCACCACATGGCTAGAAGGAAGAAAATTTCACCAATGAGCCATTAACCAGATATTTAACCAAAAAGGAAGTGGGAAATATGAAGGTGTCTTTCAGTTATAAATTTACTAACCACTCCTTCAATATCAATCCATCGGCGCTTTAGATGGAAACGCTGTTGACCACGAGTAACAACATTCATGGACCCATCCTCCAATCGCCGGTACTGCCGAATCTGTAAGAATGAGGTTACATATCCCATGAGCTACAATATAAATACAGCCAGATCCCAAGGCAATTGTTGTAAAATCTTTAACTTCCCCTAAAACTTCCTCTGTTACATTCATGATTTTTCAAGAAAGCATTCTATCCCACTTGCATTTGAATTTAGAACTTAAAAAAGTTTAATTGAGTcccaaaaaaaacacttacATGATAAACAAGTTAAAAATAATTCAATATACCACAACACCTTAGAGCAAATTGTACTCTCAGAAGATAAGAATGCTTGAAAAGAAAGGCATGGTGCTGCAAAATCAAGATAGTACCAATGCATTTACAACAATTAAGTTGATGATGTAGACAACTACTCTTTACAAAAGCCTAACATTCTCAATTCAATAAGATAATGTTAGCAAAAGGAGCTTAATCTTATATGATAAGGACCCCTCCATATcagtgtttcatgggctctAGAGAGTCCATGCCCAAACCCCCCTAACAGTCCAACGAGCCCAGCCCACATCCATGGACGCATGCACCCATAGACCGACTGTAGTCCAACAAGCCTCCACAATAccaatgtttcatgggctctttGTGAAAACTTATTGGACATGTTAAGGAGtggcatttgccctccttataaacAGAACTTAACTCTCCTATctttccgatgtgggagttCCAATCATAACTGTACCCCAAAACATCCCACATATGGGATTATCCATTTGCCTCCATACAATTCACAcatgagaacaaaaaaaacacatctaTTTCTCAATCATCAACGACACACGCATATCTCTTGTCAGTTTCATAGATAACGGAGTCCTAACATCATGTGTTGCAGTAATTAAGATACACCGCAATATTCAATCATCCTCCTCCAGGTGGTGGGGGAGAAAAAAGAAACCATATTAGAGTTCAGTAATTACTTCTGCAGTTGTCCCAATTGATGCAAACCGTATTCGTCTATTATCAAGATCCCTGTAAACGTGAACCTGGACATATTTCTCATTAAGCTTTAAACTAAAATGTTAAGACATAGATATTCACAGAACAAGTAAGCGAATAGAAATAGGTATGAATTTACATACAACGCCTATGGTGTAAGGTGCATGAACTTGTGCCAACGCCCTCTCGACAACAGATATAAAATTGGGCTGAATGACTCTTAAAGGTAGAGTGGCCTCTGGGAAAAGAACAACTCCTAAAAAACAGAAGCCAGGTAGAAAATTAGGAATTTCCAGATTCCAATAAACAGTTTCATGGGAGAGGAACATGCACGACACCAGATAAAGTGAAAATTTTACTGTTCTTCAACAACTTGATCGTGTATTGCATAGCTAGCACATCAGGTGCTACTTAGATAAAATGGTCCAAAGCTTACTTTCTATGAAGATGGTGTTCATATTACCTGGCTTCAAGTACCTAGGAAAAGTAACGTGCACTGGACGGAACATTATTGCATGTTCAACTATTACGTGAAAGAAAAACATTAATGGAAGATTAGCGTTTAAGTTAGACCAGGAAAAAACAGCAGGTTAAACAATCTTACTGCTTATATTGTAAAGTTTCTCGACTTTTATCAATCACTGTACTATATTTTCCAATGCAATCAATATTTCTCTCCCATGCTAAAACCAAGCATTGTGGGCAGGCACTGatgaatatttaaaaattgatACTAGCTGAATGACTAGTATCAATTCATGAACAAATGAAGTACATACTACCTTCAAGATAGAACAGTGGGAGGTTCAAAACGGCACCTCCATCCAAAAAAGCCACTCTGTTGTGAGTATCATCAACCTCTGTAGCATTTAGTTCACATAAAAGAGGTTAAATCAGATTGATTCACACCCTGAAATAAGACATACAGAAAGAACAGGAGTCAAGATGGAAAAGGCATACCACCAAGATACGTATGCAAAGA
Protein-coding regions in this window:
- the LOC119996613 gene encoding uncharacterized protein LOC119996613 isoform X1 → MEDQRITEAERQQIEHIRELDFEELQVEEVDEDSSDDHLDANGVASLNEFTFNTCLASLHTYLGEVDDTHNRVAFLDGGAVLNLPLFYLEGVVLFPEATLPLRVIQPNFISVVERALAQVHAPYTIGVVHVYRDLDNRRIRFASIGTTAEIRQYRRLEDGSMNVVTRGQQRFHLKRRWIDIEGVPCGEVQIIQEDLPLRIPRDACGKVPPSSKLHGRGPLCRLPLNATSHSHGDGDNDSEANSEESFENELSLAERRIHKSAFDPCYGYDPMDESTSSDDDKSACQSEIRSRCSPQSDSNSVESLHLYDNKEIKHAAVEIGNSSGSARPSWRGDGLRRSWRKTDLTQFHSVTRAFWPYWVYRMYDSYCLAQKTADMWKQIVGTPSMDALVKKPDLLSFYIASKIPVSESTRQELLEIDGISYRLQREIELLKNFDLIRCRTCQTVIAKRSDMLVMSTDGPLGAYVNPNGYVHEIMTLYRANGLALWGHPQTEYSWFPGYAWTITNCATCETQMGWLFTATKKNLKPKSFWGIQSAQVADGVH
- the LOC119996612 gene encoding NADP-dependent malic enzyme-like isoform X2; the protein is MESVLINGIDKDYKNGVAGGVEDVYGEDSATEDQLVTPWTVSVASGYTLLRDPHHNKGLAFNEKERDAHYLRGLLPPAIATQELQEKKLMHNLRQYQVPLQRYMAMMDLQERNERLFYKLLIDNVEELLPVVYTPTVGEACQKYGSIFRRPQGLYISLKEKGKVLEVLKNWPEKSIQVIVVTDGERILGLGDLGCQGMGIPVGKLSLYTALGGVRPSACLPVTIDVGTNNERLLNDEFYIGLKQKRATGQEYNELLEEFMSAVKQNYGEKVLVQFEDFANHNAFELLAKYSQSHLVFNDDIQGTASVVLAGLLAALKLVGRTLGDHKFLFLGAGEAGTGIAELIALEISRQTKAPVEETRKQIWLVDSKGLIVSSRKESLQHFKKPWAHEHEPVKELVDAVKEIKPTVLIGTSGVGKTFTKEVVEAMSSFNEKPFILALSNPTSHSECTAEEAYTWSEGRAIFASGSPFDPVTYNGKVFVPGQANNAYIFPGFGLGLIISGAIRVRDDMLLAASEALAAQVTQENYDKGLIYPPFTNIRKISAHIAAKVAAKVYELGLASRLPRPKDLVKHAESCMYSPVYRNYR
- the LOC119996613 gene encoding uncharacterized protein LOC119996613 isoform X2 → MEDQRITEAERQQIEHIRELDFEELQVEEVDEDSSDDHLDANGVASLNEFTFNTCLASLHTYLGEVDDTHNRVAFLDGGAVLNLPLFYLEGVVLFPEATLPLRVIQPNFISVVERALAQVHAPYTIGVIRQYRRLEDGSMNVVTRGQQRFHLKRRWIDIEGVPCGEVQIIQEDLPLRIPRDACGKVPPSSKLHGRGPLCRLPLNATSHSHGDGDNDSEANSEESFENELSLAERRIHKSAFDPCYGYDPMDESTSSDDDKSACQSEIRSRCSPQSDSNSVESLHLYDNKEIKHAAVEIGNSSGSARPSWRGDGLRRSWRKTDLTQFHSVTRAFWPYWVYRMYDSYCLAQKTADMWKQIVGTPSMDALVKKPDLLSFYIASKIPVSESTRQELLEIDGISYRLQREIELLKNFDLIRCRTCQTVIAKRSDMLVMSTDGPLGAYVNPNGYVHEIMTLYRANGLALWGHPQTEYSWFPGYAWTITNCATCETQMGWLFTATKKNLKPKSFWGIQSAQVADGVH
- the LOC119996612 gene encoding NADP-dependent malic enzyme-like isoform X1 encodes the protein MMISLNKLSVLMRRVIGRGDKRVCATMESVLINGIDKDYKNGVAGGVEDVYGEDSATEDQLVTPWTVSVASGYTLLRDPHHNKGLAFNEKERDAHYLRGLLPPAIATQELQEKKLMHNLRQYQVPLQRYMAMMDLQERNERLFYKLLIDNVEELLPVVYTPTVGEACQKYGSIFRRPQGLYISLKEKGKVLEVLKNWPEKSIQVIVVTDGERILGLGDLGCQGMGIPVGKLSLYTALGGVRPSACLPVTIDVGTNNERLLNDEFYIGLKQKRATGQEYNELLEEFMSAVKQNYGEKVLVQFEDFANHNAFELLAKYSQSHLVFNDDIQGTASVVLAGLLAALKLVGRTLGDHKFLFLGAGEAGTGIAELIALEISRQTKAPVEETRKQIWLVDSKGLIVSSRKESLQHFKKPWAHEHEPVKELVDAVKEIKPTVLIGTSGVGKTFTKEVVEAMSSFNEKPFILALSNPTSHSECTAEEAYTWSEGRAIFASGSPFDPVTYNGKVFVPGQANNAYIFPGFGLGLIISGAIRVRDDMLLAASEALAAQVTQENYDKGLIYPPFTNIRKISAHIAAKVAAKVYELGLASRLPRPKDLVKHAESCMYSPVYRNYR